The Chryseolinea soli genome contains a region encoding:
- a CDS encoding ArsR/SmtB family transcription factor produces MPTYNTDPFYALADPNRRAILMLIRKEKRSINTLATNFDVSRPAVSKHIKVLHDAGFLHYEDVGRERFCRLNPDGFNGVKEWVEHFEQFWETKVHNLEQLLKKRANLKNKKR; encoded by the coding sequence ATGCCCACGTATAACACCGACCCCTTCTACGCACTGGCCGACCCAAACCGGCGCGCCATCCTCATGCTCATCCGCAAAGAGAAACGAAGCATCAACACGTTGGCCACCAACTTCGATGTGAGCCGCCCCGCCGTTTCCAAACACATCAAGGTGTTGCACGACGCCGGCTTTCTACACTATGAAGATGTGGGCCGCGAGCGCTTCTGCCGTCTGAACCCCGACGGTTTCAACGGCGTGAAAGAATGGGTGGAACACTTTGAACAATTCTGGGAAACGAAAGTCCACAACCTCGAACAACTGTTAAAGAAGAGAGCAAACCTTAAAAACAAAAAGCGATGA
- a CDS encoding SRPBCC family protein, with protein sequence MKRDIHLEWFLAFPRQEVWTCLTDPELIGQWLMKNDFQPVVGHRFQFRDKPKKGFGWDGIVYCQVLEVISEEKLSFRWQGGPGDGSLTLDSVVTWTLIAQPGGTRLVLDHTGFSGFKGLIASMIMKKGWAHHVIRRFTEILTKRTHAHV encoded by the coding sequence ATGAAACGCGACATTCACCTGGAGTGGTTCCTGGCCTTCCCCCGGCAAGAAGTCTGGACTTGTCTCACGGACCCCGAGCTGATCGGCCAGTGGCTGATGAAAAACGATTTTCAACCCGTGGTCGGGCACCGGTTCCAGTTTCGCGATAAGCCAAAGAAGGGTTTTGGATGGGACGGCATCGTCTACTGCCAGGTGCTGGAGGTGATCTCGGAAGAAAAACTTTCCTTCCGTTGGCAAGGCGGACCCGGCGACGGCTCGCTCACCCTCGACAGCGTAGTGACCTGGACACTCATCGCCCAGCCGGGGGGCACGCGTCTCGTGCTGGATCACACCGGCTTCAGTGGATTCAAAGGACTCATTGCTTCCATGATCATGAAAAAAGGCTGGGCGCACCATGTGATCCGCCGATTTACGGAAATTTTAACCAAGCGCACCCATGCCCACGTATAA